Proteins from a genomic interval of Rhizobium etli CFN 42:
- a CDS encoding DUF1697 domain-containing protein → MSTFVALLHSIVLSPGRRVIMEDLRALAIELGYREPRTLVSTGNLVFEADDMRPHELEVALEEGFEQKFGKHVDIIVRSDCTWMALCGTNPFRDGSGDQVIVRVMRLPIDPEKVEALKPLMAEGQRLAVVGGDLWIDFASKPSQSKLLSALTTKRLGVGTMRNWNTVCGLAQMIM, encoded by the coding sequence ATGAGCACGTTCGTCGCCCTCCTGCACAGCATCGTGCTCTCGCCCGGTCGCCGGGTGATCATGGAAGATCTGCGCGCGCTTGCCATAGAACTCGGCTATCGCGAGCCGCGCACTCTGGTTTCGACAGGCAATCTCGTTTTCGAAGCCGACGACATGCGGCCGCATGAACTCGAGGTCGCGCTGGAAGAGGGTTTCGAACAGAAGTTCGGCAAACATGTCGATATCATCGTGCGCAGCGACTGCACCTGGATGGCGCTCTGCGGCACCAATCCCTTCCGGGACGGCAGCGGCGATCAGGTGATCGTCCGCGTCATGCGCCTGCCGATCGATCCTGAGAAGGTGGAGGCGCTGAAACCGCTGATGGCGGAAGGGCAGCGCCTCGCCGTTGTCGGCGGCGACCTCTGGATCGATTTCGCCAGCAAACCGAGCCAGTCAAAACTGCTTTCGGCGCTCACGACCAAGCGGCTCGGCGTCGGAACGATGCGCAACTGGAACACCGTTTGCGGTCTTGCGCAAATGATCATGTGA
- the yidD gene encoding membrane protein insertion efficiency factor YidD, with protein MCEFCVRQADDEDDGGAAASGRPNARTARYSRNYAGPFRKTPDRLLGMGLIRLYQLTLSGFVGNSCRHIPTCSEYGYEAIARHGLWAGGWMTLFRVARCGPGGTSGLDPVPEILSDGFRWWTPRRYLSLGRKRG; from the coding sequence ATGTGCGAGTTCTGCGTCCGGCAGGCTGACGATGAGGACGATGGCGGCGCGGCCGCATCGGGACGACCGAACGCAAGGACTGCGCGCTACTCCCGCAATTATGCCGGCCCGTTTCGCAAGACCCCGGACCGCCTTCTCGGCATGGGGCTCATCCGTCTCTATCAGCTGACGCTTTCCGGCTTTGTCGGCAATTCCTGCCGCCATATCCCGACCTGCTCGGAATATGGTTACGAGGCGATCGCCCGCCATGGTCTCTGGGCCGGGGGCTGGATGACGTTGTTTCGCGTCGCCCGTTGCGGTCCGGGTGGCACCAGCGGCCTCGACCCGGTTCCGGAAATACTGAGCGACGGCTTCCGCTGGTGGACACCGCGGCGGTATCTCTCGCTTGGACGCAAGAGAGGCTGA
- the hisI gene encoding phosphoribosyl-AMP cyclohydrolase — MGQLIFNQPSEDKSALEDAGDFTPRFDDRGLITAVVADAGDGELLMVAHMNAQALALTIQTGTAHYFSRSRGKIWKKGETSGNLQTVKEIRTDCDQDAIWLKVEVAGHDATCHTGRRSCFYRTVTLREGKPMLDIVDDERHFDPQDVYGK; from the coding sequence ATGGGTCAACTGATCTTCAATCAACCATCCGAGGACAAGTCGGCGTTGGAAGACGCCGGCGATTTCACGCCGCGTTTCGATGACCGCGGCCTGATCACTGCGGTCGTCGCCGACGCCGGCGATGGCGAACTGCTCATGGTGGCGCATATGAATGCCCAGGCCCTGGCGCTGACCATCCAGACGGGCACGGCCCACTATTTCAGCCGGTCGCGCGGCAAGATCTGGAAGAAGGGCGAGACCTCGGGCAATCTTCAGACAGTGAAGGAAATTCGCACTGATTGCGATCAGGACGCCATATGGCTGAAGGTCGAGGTCGCCGGCCATGACGCCACCTGTCACACCGGCCGCCGTTCCTGCTTCTATCGGACGGTGACGCTACGCGAGGGAAAGCCGATGCTCGACATCGTCGATGACGAGCGTCACTTCGATCCGCAGGACGTCTACGGAAAATAG
- the folE gene encoding GTP cyclohydrolase I FolE: MDAIVKNFPQPNRDSDRPSQQEAEEAVRVLLRWAGDDPTREGLIETPARVAKAYRELFAGYDMAPEDVLGRTFEEVAGYDDMVLVKDIPFYSHCEHHMVPIIGKAHVAYMPDGRVLGLSKIARVVEIYGRRLQTQETMTAQIARAIDDTLNPRGVAVMIEAEHMCMAMRGVQKQGSTTLTTTFTGTFKTEPADQARFMSMVRSR; this comes from the coding sequence ATGGACGCCATCGTAAAGAACTTTCCGCAGCCGAACCGTGACTCGGACCGCCCCTCCCAGCAGGAAGCGGAGGAAGCCGTTCGCGTTCTGTTGCGCTGGGCCGGTGACGATCCGACGCGCGAAGGCCTTATCGAGACGCCGGCCCGTGTCGCCAAAGCTTACCGCGAGCTTTTTGCCGGTTACGACATGGCGCCGGAAGATGTGCTCGGCCGAACCTTCGAAGAAGTCGCCGGTTACGACGATATGGTCCTCGTCAAGGACATTCCGTTCTACTCGCATTGCGAACACCATATGGTGCCGATCATCGGCAAGGCGCATGTCGCCTACATGCCGGACGGCCGTGTGCTCGGCCTTTCGAAGATTGCCCGTGTCGTCGAGATCTATGGTCGGCGCCTGCAGACGCAGGAAACGATGACTGCGCAGATCGCCCGGGCCATCGACGATACGCTTAATCCGCGGGGTGTCGCCGTCATGATCGAGGCCGAACATATGTGCATGGCGATGCGTGGCGTTCAGAAACAGGGTTCGACTACCTTGACCACGACGTTTACCGGAACGTTCAAGACCGAGCCGGCCGATCAGGCCCGTTTCATGAGCATGGTGCGGAGCCGCTGA
- a CDS encoding DUF2267 domain-containing protein codes for MSTMTMPSEYRSASADFDAYLDDIRADTLIDSRNAIYTVTQGVFQTFRRRLDIEEAIRFANLLPPVLRAIFVADWDPDEVKRPFEDRRAMTREVQSLRGDHNFSPDTAIRDVAAAVRKQVDETAFDRVLQTLPDGAEEFWRP; via the coding sequence CTGAGCACTATGACGATGCCCAGTGAGTACAGGAGTGCATCGGCAGATTTCGACGCCTACCTGGACGACATTCGCGCCGATACGCTGATCGACAGCCGAAACGCGATCTATACGGTGACCCAGGGCGTCTTCCAGACGTTTCGCCGGCGGCTTGATATCGAGGAGGCGATCCGCTTTGCCAATCTTCTGCCTCCGGTATTGCGGGCGATTTTCGTCGCCGACTGGGATCCCGATGAGGTCAAACGTCCCTTCGAGGACCGCAGGGCGATGACTCGAGAAGTTCAGTCACTGCGCGGCGACCACAATTTCTCGCCCGACACCGCTATTCGCGACGTGGCGGCGGCCGTGCGGAAACAAGTCGACGAAACGGCATTCGACAGGGTACTGCAGACCTTGCCCGACGGAGCGGAGGAGTTCTGGCGGCCATGA
- a CDS encoding iron-sulfur cluster assembly scaffold protein has protein sequence MDDIYNSKILEFAGNIPLTGTLDDADATAQAHSRLCGSKVRIWLKMDGDVVTGFSHDVKACALGQASSSIMARHVVGATSGELRQARLDMLAMLKADGAGPKGRFEDMRYLLPVRDYKARHASTMLTFDAVVDAIGQIEAKRAEVVEA, from the coding sequence ATGGATGACATCTACAACAGCAAGATTCTCGAATTCGCAGGCAATATTCCGTTGACCGGGACGCTCGATGATGCCGATGCGACCGCCCAGGCGCACTCCAGGCTCTGCGGCTCCAAGGTGCGAATCTGGCTGAAGATGGACGGCGATGTGGTAACCGGCTTTTCCCATGACGTAAAAGCCTGCGCACTCGGCCAAGCCTCGTCCTCGATCATGGCCCGCCATGTCGTCGGCGCCACATCTGGTGAATTGCGGCAGGCGCGGCTGGACATGCTCGCCATGTTGAAGGCGGACGGGGCAGGGCCGAAGGGGCGGTTCGAGGATATGCGTTACCTCCTGCCCGTGCGGGACTATAAGGCCCGCCATGCTTCGACGATGTTGACCTTCGACGCGGTCGTCGATGCGATCGGGCAGATCGAGGCGAAACGGGCGGAAGTTGTCGAGGCGTAA
- a CDS encoding patatin-like phospholipase family protein, with the protein MLNWSLHRQSAEGEGSGSGMSTILETIPAPAPVNRIKIALALGGGAARGWAHIGVLRALDEAGIEIGMIAGTSIGALVGGCYLAGKLDELESFARSLTMRRIASLLDLTIGGSGLFGGMRLTKRMQEHLEGLNVEDLDRPFVAVAAEVNTGHEVWIANGSLITALRASYALPGIFEPVRSNHRTLVDGALVNPVPVSVCRAYEQPLVVAVNLNYDLYGRSAVVRHNASLSQQELQKQEEAPYARLGMTGVMVQAFNIIQDRIARARLAGDPPDISLQPRLSYIGLSEFHRAGEAIERGYEEARARLPEIKRMQEVYASPP; encoded by the coding sequence ATGCTGAACTGGAGTCTGCACCGTCAAAGCGCTGAAGGCGAAGGTTCCGGTTCTGGCATGTCGACGATACTCGAGACAATCCCTGCGCCCGCGCCTGTCAACAGAATCAAGATCGCACTCGCGCTTGGCGGCGGCGCGGCCCGCGGCTGGGCCCATATCGGCGTCTTGCGAGCCCTCGACGAGGCCGGGATTGAAATCGGCATGATCGCCGGGACATCGATCGGCGCGCTGGTCGGCGGCTGTTATCTCGCGGGCAAACTCGATGAACTCGAAAGCTTCGCCCGCTCGCTGACCATGCGCCGCATCGCCAGTCTGCTCGATCTGACGATCGGCGGCAGCGGGCTGTTCGGCGGCATGCGGCTGACCAAACGCATGCAGGAGCATCTCGAAGGCCTGAACGTCGAGGATCTGGACCGGCCGTTCGTCGCGGTCGCGGCCGAGGTCAATACCGGCCACGAGGTCTGGATCGCCAATGGTTCGCTGATCACGGCGCTGCGTGCCTCTTATGCGCTGCCCGGCATCTTCGAGCCGGTTCGCAGCAATCACCGCACTCTGGTCGACGGTGCGCTGGTCAACCCCGTTCCCGTCTCCGTCTGCCGCGCCTATGAGCAGCCGCTGGTCGTCGCCGTCAATCTCAATTACGATCTCTATGGCCGCTCGGCCGTGGTCCGGCACAATGCCAGCCTCTCGCAGCAGGAATTGCAGAAACAGGAAGAGGCGCCCTATGCCCGCCTCGGCATGACCGGTGTCATGGTGCAGGCTTTCAACATCATCCAGGACAGGATTGCCCGCGCCCGCCTTGCCGGCGATCCGCCCGACATTTCGCTGCAGCCGCGCCTGAGCTATATTGGCCTCTCGGAATTTCACCGCGCCGGTGAGGCGATCGAACGCGGCTACGAGGAAGCGAGAGCCAGGCTTCCCGAGATCAAGCGCATGCAGGAAGTCTACGCCAGTCCCCCGTGA
- a CDS encoding CBS domain-containing protein: protein MTSSVKAILDLKGRDVITAGPNTTVAEAAAILSKKKIGAIVVVGMENRISGMFTERDLVHAIAKRGKESLDQPLSQVMTSKVYRCHEETTVNELMELMTSRRFRHVPVESNGKLAGIISIGDVVKSRIAEVEREAEDIKAYIAG, encoded by the coding sequence ATGACCAGTTCAGTCAAAGCAATCCTCGACCTGAAGGGCAGGGACGTCATTACCGCCGGGCCGAACACCACCGTCGCCGAGGCGGCCGCCATTCTGAGCAAAAAGAAGATCGGCGCCATCGTTGTCGTCGGAATGGAAAACCGGATTTCCGGCATGTTCACCGAGCGCGATCTCGTGCATGCCATCGCCAAGCGCGGCAAGGAGAGCCTCGACCAGCCGCTCTCGCAGGTGATGACTTCAAAAGTCTACCGCTGCCACGAGGAGACGACTGTCAACGAGCTGATGGAACTGATGACCAGCCGCCGCTTTCGCCACGTTCCGGTGGAAAGCAACGGCAAGCTTGCCGGCATCATCTCGATCGGTGACGTGGTGAAGTCGCGGATCGCCGAAGTAGAGCGCGAGGCCGAGGATATCAAGGCCTATATTGCCGGCTGA